Proteins encoded within one genomic window of Triticum aestivum cultivar Chinese Spring chromosome 2D, IWGSC CS RefSeq v2.1, whole genome shotgun sequence:
- the LOC123049739 gene encoding polygalacturonase ADPG1-like isoform X2, with protein sequence MGIIGILRIAILLLVGLAWCGVLVAGGGGVDGVFNVEDYGALGDGTTDDTKAFVDAWAAACGATGSSATLLMPAAKSFLVGLTRFSGPCASTRIIVQVLGTITAPAASAWSEKKNYWLLFYQVDGLTVTGNNTGLLDGSGETWWSDKCKHGDDDCVTKAPTALLVMNCTDVELSQFSSKDSPQMHIGLSMSGKVNVTQLTITAPEDSPNTDGVHVDRSEDVHITGSTIGTGDDCISIGPGSRFVTVDGIVCGPGHGVSVGSLGRNGANESVEYIDVRNVQFINTTNGARIKTWKGGRGYAKSISFTNINFTNVDHPVIINQFYEDRQDVSNTGAVALSNITYTNLNGTSTGKTAVDFDCSKNGSCMDIHVNTVAITAADGGATVARCQNAEVDTSGFVYPKIPCVANAPSAGPPGPANAPSPSPGLST encoded by the exons ATG GGTATCATCGGAATCCTCCGCATTGCCATCCTGCTCCTCGTCGGCCTCGCGTGGTGTGGTGTgctcgtcgccggcggcggcggagtagACGGCGTGTTCAACGTCGAGGACTACGGTGCTCTAGGCGACGGGACCACGGACGACACCAAG GCGTTCGTGGACGCatgggcggcggcgtgcggcgccaCTGGCTCGTCGGCGACGCTGCTCATGCCGGCGGCGAAGTCCTTCCTCGTCGGACTCACCAGGTTCAGTGGGCCATGCGCCTCCACCAGAATCATCGTCCAG GTCTTGGGCACGATTACGGCGCCGGCGGCGAGCGCATGGAGCGAGAAGAAGAACTATTGGCTGCTGTTCTACCAGGTCGACGGGCTCACGGTTACCGGCAACAACACCGGCTTGCTCGACGGCAGCGGCGAGACGTGGTGGAGCGATAAATGCAAACACGGTGATGAT GATTGTGTAACTAAGGCACCGACG GCCTTGTTGGTCATGAACTGCACCGACGTGGAGCTGAGCCAATTCAGCAGCAAGGACAGCCCGCAGATGCACATCGGGCTCAGCATGAGCGGCAAGGTCAACGTGACGCAGCTCACCATCACCGCGCCGGAGGACAGCCCCAACACCGACGGCGTCCATGTCGACCGGAGCGAAGACGTCCACATCACCGGTTCGACCATTGGCACGGGCGACGACTGCATCTCCATCGGCCCCGGGAGCCGCTTCGTCACCGTCGACGGAATCGTCTGCGGCCCCGGCCATGGTGTAAG TGTGGGGAGCCTGGGCAGGAATGGAGCAAACGAATCCGTGGAGTACATCGACGTGAGAAACGTCCAGTTCATCAACACGACGAATGGAGCAAGGATCAAGACGTGGAAG GGTGGGAGAGGTTACGCGAAATCCATCTCCTTCACCAACATAAACTTCACCAACGTGGACCATCCGGTGATCATCAACCAGTTCTACGAAGATCGCCAAGACGTCTCAAATACG GGGGCGGTGGCGCTGAGCAACATAACGTACACGAACCTGAACGGGACATCGACGGGAAAGACGGCCGTCGACTTCGACTGCAGCAAGAACGGCAGCTGCATGGACATCCACGTCAACACCGTGGCGAtcacggcggcggacggcggagcaaCCGTGGCTCGCTGCCAGAACGCGGAAGTGGACACCTCCGGGTTCGTCTACCCGAAGATCCCTTGTGTAGCTAACGCTCCATCGGCCGGGCCGCCCGGCCCGGCCAACGCCCCGTCGCCCAGCCCAGGGCTTAGCACCTAG
- the LOC123049739 gene encoding polygalacturonase ADPG1-like isoform X1, with protein MQGIIGILRIAILLLVGLAWCGVLVAGGGGVDGVFNVEDYGALGDGTTDDTKAFVDAWAAACGATGSSATLLMPAAKSFLVGLTRFSGPCASTRIIVQVLGTITAPAASAWSEKKNYWLLFYQVDGLTVTGNNTGLLDGSGETWWSDKCKHGDDDCVTKAPTALLVMNCTDVELSQFSSKDSPQMHIGLSMSGKVNVTQLTITAPEDSPNTDGVHVDRSEDVHITGSTIGTGDDCISIGPGSRFVTVDGIVCGPGHGVSVGSLGRNGANESVEYIDVRNVQFINTTNGARIKTWKGGRGYAKSISFTNINFTNVDHPVIINQFYEDRQDVSNTGAVALSNITYTNLNGTSTGKTAVDFDCSKNGSCMDIHVNTVAITAADGGATVARCQNAEVDTSGFVYPKIPCVANAPSAGPPGPANAPSPSPGLST; from the exons ATGCAGGGTATCATCGGAATCCTCCGCATTGCCATCCTGCTCCTCGTCGGCCTCGCGTGGTGTGGTGTgctcgtcgccggcggcggcggagtagACGGCGTGTTCAACGTCGAGGACTACGGTGCTCTAGGCGACGGGACCACGGACGACACCAAG GCGTTCGTGGACGCatgggcggcggcgtgcggcgccaCTGGCTCGTCGGCGACGCTGCTCATGCCGGCGGCGAAGTCCTTCCTCGTCGGACTCACCAGGTTCAGTGGGCCATGCGCCTCCACCAGAATCATCGTCCAG GTCTTGGGCACGATTACGGCGCCGGCGGCGAGCGCATGGAGCGAGAAGAAGAACTATTGGCTGCTGTTCTACCAGGTCGACGGGCTCACGGTTACCGGCAACAACACCGGCTTGCTCGACGGCAGCGGCGAGACGTGGTGGAGCGATAAATGCAAACACGGTGATGAT GATTGTGTAACTAAGGCACCGACG GCCTTGTTGGTCATGAACTGCACCGACGTGGAGCTGAGCCAATTCAGCAGCAAGGACAGCCCGCAGATGCACATCGGGCTCAGCATGAGCGGCAAGGTCAACGTGACGCAGCTCACCATCACCGCGCCGGAGGACAGCCCCAACACCGACGGCGTCCATGTCGACCGGAGCGAAGACGTCCACATCACCGGTTCGACCATTGGCACGGGCGACGACTGCATCTCCATCGGCCCCGGGAGCCGCTTCGTCACCGTCGACGGAATCGTCTGCGGCCCCGGCCATGGTGTAAG TGTGGGGAGCCTGGGCAGGAATGGAGCAAACGAATCCGTGGAGTACATCGACGTGAGAAACGTCCAGTTCATCAACACGACGAATGGAGCAAGGATCAAGACGTGGAAG GGTGGGAGAGGTTACGCGAAATCCATCTCCTTCACCAACATAAACTTCACCAACGTGGACCATCCGGTGATCATCAACCAGTTCTACGAAGATCGCCAAGACGTCTCAAATACG GGGGCGGTGGCGCTGAGCAACATAACGTACACGAACCTGAACGGGACATCGACGGGAAAGACGGCCGTCGACTTCGACTGCAGCAAGAACGGCAGCTGCATGGACATCCACGTCAACACCGTGGCGAtcacggcggcggacggcggagcaaCCGTGGCTCGCTGCCAGAACGCGGAAGTGGACACCTCCGGGTTCGTCTACCCGAAGATCCCTTGTGTAGCTAACGCTCCATCGGCCGGGCCGCCCGGCCCGGCCAACGCCCCGTCGCCCAGCCCAGGGCTTAGCACCTAG